The Elusimicrobiota bacterium genome window below encodes:
- the folD gene encoding bifunctional methylenetetrahydrofolate dehydrogenase/methenyltetrahydrofolate cyclohydrolase FolD — MQIIDGKKISAEIRAELKAKVSKLKEKGTEPGLAAILVGDDPASHVYVASKIKACEALGIKSFHHKLPSSTKEEEVLELICVLNNDSRVNGILLQLPLPLGINPDRCLEEISPEKDVDGLTPISMGRLFSLKRFEEIEKNKLFVPCTPLGVIFLLKKYNIPIEGKNAVVLGRSNLVGKPLAMLFLSNNATVTMAHSQTRDVPEICRKADILVAAIGQPQFVKKEFVKEGAAVIDVGINREDSGLSGDVDFDSVKEVAGFITPVPGGVGPMTITMLMHNTVLASIKY, encoded by the coding sequence ATGCAAATAATAGACGGCAAAAAAATATCGGCTGAAATAAGGGCAGAACTTAAGGCCAAGGTTTCTAAACTTAAGGAAAAAGGAACCGAACCGGGGCTGGCTGCAATACTGGTTGGGGATGATCCGGCAAGCCATGTTTATGTCGCATCAAAAATTAAGGCATGCGAAGCCCTCGGAATAAAATCGTTCCATCACAAACTGCCGTCATCAACAAAAGAGGAAGAAGTTTTGGAATTAATATGCGTCCTAAATAATGATTCCCGGGTTAACGGGATACTTCTTCAGCTGCCACTGCCTTTAGGAATCAATCCCGACAGATGTTTAGAAGAAATAAGCCCGGAAAAAGATGTTGACGGGCTTACCCCAATAAGCATGGGAAGGCTTTTTAGCCTTAAAAGATTTGAGGAGATAGAAAAAAATAAACTTTTTGTTCCGTGTACGCCGTTAGGAGTAATATTTCTTCTTAAAAAATACAATATTCCAATTGAGGGAAAAAATGCCGTTGTCTTAGGGCGGTCAAACCTTGTCGGAAAACCTCTTGCGATGCTTTTTCTTTCAAATAATGCCACGGTAACAATGGCCCATTCGCAAACCAGAGATGTTCCTGAAATATGCCGTAAAGCAGACATATTGGTCGCCGCAATAGGACAGCCGCAATTTGTTAAAAAAGAGTTTGTTAAAGAAGGGGCTGCGGTAATTGATGTTGGGATTAACCGCGAAGATTCGGGCCTTTCAGGTGACGTTGACTTTGATTCCGTAAAAGAGGTGGCCGGGTTCATTACCCCGGTTCCCGGCGGTGTAGGCCCCATGACGATAACAATGCTGATGCATAACACCGTTTTAGCCAGCATAAAATACTAA